From a single Maylandia zebra isolate NMK-2024a linkage group LG3, Mzebra_GT3a, whole genome shotgun sequence genomic region:
- the LOC143416678 gene encoding CD276 antigen homolog: protein MEESNVKIIIVLPVDKGQSQTVTSSQTIITVVGEDVILPCYLDSASDAVSKILEWGRPDLDPRFVHVWFEGQDHLVNQNPSYKGRTSLSTEKLKQGDLSLKLTRVKHSDNGRYRCFFPSEHKESIIELLVGSLSLPTVAEVNINRSAVALQCESAGWYPEPELLWMDSDGNSHSAGPTEILRGPDDLYTVSSRVTVEKRHRNTVNCIVQQRDINQSRETQMHVSGDCVAVPPSSALRVSIILAVFLICTCTTIVVLWIWRQNKIKEKKRQTEDEAEEKEKEQLLAENKKSEELQQKEEELKDLEELVNILIEQENELKKVKNELKQQRDMVDGEVEDIENKLQSVDKNTESDRAKGYMDLKEIITESKNKLLKKKVANSELQANIENRLLRTQHIHDKMTQRKPEVEKQLAELQKQKDEIKKTLNLEQNQETLNI from the exons GTCAGTCTCAGACAGTAACATCATCTCAAACAATAATCACAGTAGTTGGTGAGGATGTCATCTTACCATGCTACCTTGACTCTGCGTCAGACGCTGTTTCTAAGATTCTGGAGTGGGGGAGACCTGACCTGGATCCCAGATTTGTCCATGTGTGGTTTGAGGGTCAAGACCATCTGGTTAATCAAAACCCATCTTACAAAGGAAGGACATCACTGTCCACTGAGAAACTGAAGCAGGGAGACCTTTCACTGAAACTCACTAGAGTCAAACACTCTGATAATGGCAGATATAGATGCTTTTTTCCCTCGGAGCACAAAGAATCTATCATTGAACTTCTTGTTG GTTCACTTTCCTTACCTACAGTAGCAGAAGTCAACATAAACAGGAGTGCAGTCGCTTTACAGTGTGAGTCTGCAGGCTGGTATCCGGAGCCTGAGTTGCTGTGGATGGACAGTGATGGAAACAGCCACTCTGCTGGACCTACAGAGATCCTCAGAGGTCCTGATGACCTCTATACtgtcagcagcagagtgactgTGGAGAAGAGACACAGAAATACTGTCAACTGTATAGTCCAACAAAGGGATATCAACcagagcagagagacacagatgcATGTTTCAG GTGATTGTGTTGCAGTTCCACCTTCTTCTGCCCTCCGTGTCAGTATTATTTTGGCAGTTTTTCTCATTTGTACTTGTACAACAATTGTTGTTCTGTGGATatggagacaaaacaaaatcaaag AGAAAAAGAGGCAAACTGAGGATGAAGCtgaggagaaagagaaagaacagCTGTTGGCAGAAAACAAGAAGTCTGAAGAACTAcagcagaaagaggaagagcTGAAAGACCTGGAGGAGCTGGTTAATATACTGATTGAACAGGAAAACGAACTGAAGAAAGTAAAAAATGAACTCAAACAACAAAGGGATATGGTGGATGGTGAGGTGGAGGATATTGAAAACAAGCTTCAGTCAGTGGATAAGAACACAGAAAGTGACAGAGCAAAGGGATACATGGATCTGAAAGAAATAATAacagaaagcaaaaacaaattaCTAAAGAAAAAAGTAGCAAATTCAGAGCTGCAAGCAAACATTGAAAACCGTCTGCTTAGAACGCAGCACATACATGATAAAATGACCCAAAGAAAACCGGAAGTGGAGAAACAACTGGCAGAGTTACAGAAACAGAAAGATGAGATTAAGAAGACACTTAATTTAGAGCAAAATCAGGAAACTTTAAACATTTAG